A stretch of Lactuca sativa cultivar Salinas chromosome 6, Lsat_Salinas_v11, whole genome shotgun sequence DNA encodes these proteins:
- the LOC111891231 gene encoding chitinase-like protein 1 isoform X3, with the protein MGTKNICLLVLCLLFVIASIVDADTSPVTVKKIKGKKVCDQGWECKGWSEYCCNLTISQYFDYYQFENVFSKRNSPVAQAAGFWDFKSFIIASAIYQPLGFGTTGNKTTQMKEIAAFLAHIGSQTSCGYGVATGGPTAWGLCYNREMSPNQDYCDESYKYTYPCAPGADYYGRGALPIYWNYNYGYIGDCLHVDLLHHPEYIEQNATLAFQAAMFQWLTPLKKGQPSAHDAMVGNWKPTKNDTLSHRTPGFGLTMNILYGERVCGKGDIDDMNTIVTHYLYYLDLMGVGREEAGAHDVLTCAEQKVFNPAAPKKAASS; encoded by the exons ATGGGGACAAAGAATATTTGTCTTTTAGTGTTATGTTTACTGTTTGTGATAGCATCAATTGTGGATGCTGATACTTCACCTGTAACAGTGAAGAAGATAAAGGGAAAGAAAGTATGTGATCAGGGTTGGGAATGTAAAGGGTGGTCTGAATATTGTTGTAATCTGACAATATCTCAATATTTTGATTATTATCAATTTGAGAATGTTTTCTCAAAGAGGAATAGCCCTGTGGCACAAGCTGCAGGTTTTTGGGATTTCAAGTCTTTTATTATTGCTTCAGCTATTTATCAGCCTCTTGGATTTGGTACCACTGGTAATAAGACAACTCAGATGAAGGAGATTGCTGCTTTTCTTGCTCATATTGGAAGTCAAACTTCAT GTGGATATGGAGTGGCAACGGGTGGGCCCACAGCATGGGGATTATGCTACAATAGAGAAATGAGCCCTAATCAAGATTATTGTGATGAGAGCTACAAATACACTTACCCTTGTGCCCCTGGAGCCGACTATTATGGTCGTGGTGCTCTCCCCATCTATTG GAACTACAACTACGGATACATTGGTGACTGCCTACATGTGGACCTTCTCCACCACCCTGAATACATCGAACAAAATGCAACTTTAGCTTTCCAAGCTGCAATGTTTCAATGGTTGACTCCATTAAAGAAAGGTCAACCATCAGCCCATGATGCCATGGTTGGGAACTGGAAGCCCACCAAGAACGACACTTTGTCCCACAGGACACCTGGATTTGGGCTCACCATGAACATCCTTTATGGTGAACGTGTATGTGGAAAAGGTGACATTGATGACATGAACACCATTGTTACACAttacttgtattaccttgatTTAATGGGTGTTGGGAGAGAGGAAGCTGGGGCCCACGATGTCCTCACATGTGCTGAACAGAAAGTCTTCAACCCAGCAGCTCCAAAAAAGGCGGCTTCTAGTTAA
- the LOC111891231 gene encoding chitinase-like protein 1 isoform X1: MKSHRSLLFSVRIFKTLKGNKIRLWKRRMGTKNICLLVLCLLFVIASIVDADTSPVTVKKIKGKKVCDQGWECKGWSEYCCNLTISQYFDYYQFENVFSKRNSPVAQAAGFWDFKSFIIASAIYQPLGFGTTGNKTTQMKEIAAFLAHIGSQTSCGYGVATGGPTAWGLCYNREMSPNQDYCDESYKYTYPCAPGADYYGRGALPIYWNYNYGYIGDCLHVDLLHHPEYIEQNATLAFQAAMFQWLTPLKKGQPSAHDAMVGNWKPTKNDTLSHRTPGFGLTMNILYGERVCGKGDIDDMNTIVTHYLYYLDLMGVGREEAGAHDVLTCAEQKVFNPAAPKKAASS, translated from the exons ATGAAATCGCACAGATCTCTTTTGTTTTCGGTTCGTATTTTTAAAACCCTGAAAGGAAACAAAATTCGTTTATGG AAAAGAAGAATGGGGACAAAGAATATTTGTCTTTTAGTGTTATGTTTACTGTTTGTGATAGCATCAATTGTGGATGCTGATACTTCACCTGTAACAGTGAAGAAGATAAAGGGAAAGAAAGTATGTGATCAGGGTTGGGAATGTAAAGGGTGGTCTGAATATTGTTGTAATCTGACAATATCTCAATATTTTGATTATTATCAATTTGAGAATGTTTTCTCAAAGAGGAATAGCCCTGTGGCACAAGCTGCAGGTTTTTGGGATTTCAAGTCTTTTATTATTGCTTCAGCTATTTATCAGCCTCTTGGATTTGGTACCACTGGTAATAAGACAACTCAGATGAAGGAGATTGCTGCTTTTCTTGCTCATATTGGAAGTCAAACTTCAT GTGGATATGGAGTGGCAACGGGTGGGCCCACAGCATGGGGATTATGCTACAATAGAGAAATGAGCCCTAATCAAGATTATTGTGATGAGAGCTACAAATACACTTACCCTTGTGCCCCTGGAGCCGACTATTATGGTCGTGGTGCTCTCCCCATCTATTG GAACTACAACTACGGATACATTGGTGACTGCCTACATGTGGACCTTCTCCACCACCCTGAATACATCGAACAAAATGCAACTTTAGCTTTCCAAGCTGCAATGTTTCAATGGTTGACTCCATTAAAGAAAGGTCAACCATCAGCCCATGATGCCATGGTTGGGAACTGGAAGCCCACCAAGAACGACACTTTGTCCCACAGGACACCTGGATTTGGGCTCACCATGAACATCCTTTATGGTGAACGTGTATGTGGAAAAGGTGACATTGATGACATGAACACCATTGTTACACAttacttgtattaccttgatTTAATGGGTGTTGGGAGAGAGGAAGCTGGGGCCCACGATGTCCTCACATGTGCTGAACAGAAAGTCTTCAACCCAGCAGCTCCAAAAAAGGCGGCTTCTAGTTAA
- the LOC111891231 gene encoding chitinase-like protein 1 isoform X2: MKSHRSLLFSKRRMGTKNICLLVLCLLFVIASIVDADTSPVTVKKIKGKKVCDQGWECKGWSEYCCNLTISQYFDYYQFENVFSKRNSPVAQAAGFWDFKSFIIASAIYQPLGFGTTGNKTTQMKEIAAFLAHIGSQTSCGYGVATGGPTAWGLCYNREMSPNQDYCDESYKYTYPCAPGADYYGRGALPIYWNYNYGYIGDCLHVDLLHHPEYIEQNATLAFQAAMFQWLTPLKKGQPSAHDAMVGNWKPTKNDTLSHRTPGFGLTMNILYGERVCGKGDIDDMNTIVTHYLYYLDLMGVGREEAGAHDVLTCAEQKVFNPAAPKKAASS; encoded by the exons ATGAAATCGCACAGATCTCTTTTGTTTTCG AAAAGAAGAATGGGGACAAAGAATATTTGTCTTTTAGTGTTATGTTTACTGTTTGTGATAGCATCAATTGTGGATGCTGATACTTCACCTGTAACAGTGAAGAAGATAAAGGGAAAGAAAGTATGTGATCAGGGTTGGGAATGTAAAGGGTGGTCTGAATATTGTTGTAATCTGACAATATCTCAATATTTTGATTATTATCAATTTGAGAATGTTTTCTCAAAGAGGAATAGCCCTGTGGCACAAGCTGCAGGTTTTTGGGATTTCAAGTCTTTTATTATTGCTTCAGCTATTTATCAGCCTCTTGGATTTGGTACCACTGGTAATAAGACAACTCAGATGAAGGAGATTGCTGCTTTTCTTGCTCATATTGGAAGTCAAACTTCAT GTGGATATGGAGTGGCAACGGGTGGGCCCACAGCATGGGGATTATGCTACAATAGAGAAATGAGCCCTAATCAAGATTATTGTGATGAGAGCTACAAATACACTTACCCTTGTGCCCCTGGAGCCGACTATTATGGTCGTGGTGCTCTCCCCATCTATTG GAACTACAACTACGGATACATTGGTGACTGCCTACATGTGGACCTTCTCCACCACCCTGAATACATCGAACAAAATGCAACTTTAGCTTTCCAAGCTGCAATGTTTCAATGGTTGACTCCATTAAAGAAAGGTCAACCATCAGCCCATGATGCCATGGTTGGGAACTGGAAGCCCACCAAGAACGACACTTTGTCCCACAGGACACCTGGATTTGGGCTCACCATGAACATCCTTTATGGTGAACGTGTATGTGGAAAAGGTGACATTGATGACATGAACACCATTGTTACACAttacttgtattaccttgatTTAATGGGTGTTGGGAGAGAGGAAGCTGGGGCCCACGATGTCCTCACATGTGCTGAACAGAAAGTCTTCAACCCAGCAGCTCCAAAAAAGGCGGCTTCTAGTTAA